In the genome of Sciurus carolinensis chromosome 3, mSciCar1.2, whole genome shotgun sequence, one region contains:
- the Tmigd1 gene encoding transmembrane and immunoglobulin domain-containing protein 1: MAQKSSRLTQEYILLLTILFLPRETTSSSVLTVNGKTENYILDSQRGVQASLECAVQNHTRDEELLWYREDGRVDLKPGNNINSSSVCVSSISENDNGVNFTCKLQRDQTVSVSVVLNVIFPPLLSGTEFQTVEEDSNVKLVCNVKSNPQAQMMWYKNNNFLTLEKNHHQIQQTSESIQLSITKVQKSDNGTYNCIANSPLKVETLDFHLIVKDKAVVVPIEPIIAACVVVFLTLCFGLLARRQRIMKLCIKEKDPHTETAL; the protein is encoded by the exons ATGGCACAGAAGAGCAGCCGTCTAACGCAAGAGTACATATTACTcctcacaattttatttttgccacGAGAGACGACAA GTAGTTCTGTTTTAACTGTGAATGGTAAAACTGAGAACTATATTCTGGATTCTCAACGTGGCGTCCAAGCATCTCTGGAGTGTGCTGTTCAAAACCACACAAGAGACGAAGAACTTCTCTGGTACCGAGAAGATGGGAGAGTGGACTTGAAACCTGGAAACAATATCAACTCCAGTTCTGTCTGTGTCTCCTCCATCAGTGAAAATGACAATGGAGTCAACTTTACCTGCAAGCTGCAGAGGGATCAGACAGTGTCTGTCTCAGTGGTGCTGAATGTTATTT TTCCTCCCCTCCTAAGCGGAACTGAGTTCCAAACAGTTGAGGAAGACAGCAATGTGAAGTTGGTTTGCAATGTGAAATCCAACCCCCAGGCTCAGATGATGTGGTATAAAAACAATAACTTTCTCACTTTAGAGAAAAACCATCACCAAATCCAACAGACAAGTGAGTCTATTCAACTGTCAATCACTAAAGTCCAGAAATCTGACAATGGAACCTACAATTGTATTGCAAATTCACCTCTGAAAGTGGAAACCTTGGACTTTCACCTGATTGTTAAAG ATAAAGCTGTGGTGGTACCAATAGAACCCATTATTGCTGCATGTGTTGTGGTCTTTCTGACACTGTGCTTTGGACTGCTTGCTAGACGACAAAGAATCATGAAG CTCTGCATAAAAGAGAAAGACCCTCACACAGAAACAGCTCTGTAA